From the genome of Miscanthus floridulus cultivar M001 chromosome 10, ASM1932011v1, whole genome shotgun sequence, one region includes:
- the LOC136485227 gene encoding uncharacterized protein, which translates to MGSMSQKIKIFTEDEITSITSNYSTLIGKGGFGEVYRGVLDADNDLVAVKRCIRQDLRDEFMEEVNIHSMMNHNNVVKLIGYCVGESTLMLVTDYISNGNLDDILYRSDAPIPLDVRLGIAIGCAEALSYMHSMDSPSDNHIYHGDIKPANILLDDNLTTKVSDFGLSRFLFSGATQFTTTLKGSMGYMDPVYFHEGCLTPRSDVYSFGIVLLELITRKRAKYGDVNLIPTFNKACAKGKGLKELFDAAIAEKDNMKVLKELWKLAAQCLSLNIHTRPQMNEVAKRLRLLKKDLKTSPQSILATHSIWAKPYTQSSRPPSFKKKLSFFKGSTSYSKILSELYNVRTFTKEEINEVTHNYSYLLSGGTASATEVYKGTLEDNTMVAVHKLIYEDSEEAFINGGMVVSKIAHKNIVKILGCCLESQTVAFLYEYVAKGSISDILGSQEDFPLDLRMRIAIKTAEALQYLHSSETGIIGHGSVSASTILLDNNFVPKLTEFSRACMLFKKSESTTGVISSSLLEKAVNNDPSRYGSVLMNLESDVYRFGGVLMALISRDKDTDHDDLLAKFTRAYETEKTGKALFDKDITAEEDIILLEELGRLALKCTILNADKIFMRPTMKEVADELQTIRRSWKERRTEAAAQVSEATTDVVAAEPRLPNLMRHMFGYRRISTSDPIRVG; encoded by the coding sequence ATGGGTTCAATGAgtcaaaaaattaaaattttcacAGAAGATGAGATTACAAGCATTACTAGCAATTATAGCACTCTTATTGGAAAAGGTGGTTTTGGAGAAGTCTATAGAGGGGTCCTTGATGCTGACAATGATCTAGTCGCGGTGAAAAGGTGTATCCGACAAGACTTGCGTGATGAGTTTATGGAAGAAGTAAACATCCACAGCATGATGAACCACAATAACGTGGTGAAGCTCATAGGGTACTGTGTTGGTGAAAGTACTCTGATGTTGGTAACAGACTATATCTCCAACGGAAACCTTGATGACATACTCTATAGAAGTGACGCTCCTATCCCTTTGGATGTAAGATTGGGCATTGCAATAGGGTGTGCAGAGGCACTGAGCTACATGCATTCGATGGATTCACCAAGTGACAACCATATTTATCATGGTGATATTAAACCCGCCAACATACTTTTAGATGACAATCTTACAACAAAAGTATCAGATTTTGGACTGTCAAGGTTTCTTTTCAGTGGTGCTACTCAGTTCACTACAACCTTAAAAGGAAGTATGGGTTACATGGATCCTGTATATTTTCATGAGGGGTGTCTGACCCCGAGAAGTGATGTATATAGCTTTGGTATAGTCCTCTTGGAACTGATAACTCGAAAAAGGGCAAAATATGGGGACGTTAACCTAATTCCTACATTCAATAAAGCCTGTGCCAAGGGGAAAGGATTGAAGGAACTATTTGATGCAGCAATAGCTGAGAAGGATAATATGAAGGTTCTTAAAGAACTGTGGAAATTAGCAGCTCAATGCTTGTCACTGAACATCCATACACGTCCTCAAATGAATGAAGTGGCAAAACGCCTTCGGCTGCTCAAGAAAGATCTAAAGACTAGTCCACAATCCATATTGGCAACACACTCCATATGGGCCAAACCGTACACACAGAGCTCAAGGCCTCCTAGTTTTAAGAAGAAATTGAGCTTTTTCAAGGGAAGTACTAGCTATTCTAAGATTCTATCTGAACTCTACAATGTAAGAACTTTTACAAAGGAGGAGATAAATGAAGTCACACATAATTACTCCTATCTACTCAGTGGAGGGACAGCATCAGCAACTGAGGTTTATAAAGGAACACTTGAGGACAATACAATGGTGGCGGTGCATAAATTGATTTATGAGGACTCTGAAGAGGCATTCATCAACGGAGGGATGGTCGTATCAAAAATTGCCCATAAGAATATTGTCAAAATTTTGGGTTGTTGTTTGGAATCCCAAACTGTTGCTTTTCTGTACGAGTATGTTGCTAAAGGCAGTATCTCTGACATTTTGGGTAGCCAGGAAGATTTTCCACTAGATTTGCGTATGAGGATCGCAATTAAGACTGCAGAAGCATTACAATACCTGCATTCATCAGAGACTGGTATCATCGGACATGGTAGTGTTTCAGCATCCACTATACTTCTTGATAATAACTTTGTACCGAAGCTCACAGAGTTTTCAAGGGCATGCATGCTTTTCAAGAAGAGTGAAAGTACTACTGGTGTAATTAGTAGCAGCCTTCTAGAAAAAGCTGTCAACAACGACCCGTCTCGCTATGGTTCTGTGTTGATGAACCTGGAAAGTGACGTGTACAGGTTTGGTGGTGTTCTCATGGCACTGATTAGTAGAGATAAGGATACTGATCATGATGACCTCCTCGCCAAATTCACAAGAGCATATGAGACGGAAAAAACCGGGAAGGCATTGTTCGATAAGGATATAACAGCCGAAGAAGATATCATTCTGCTTGAAGAGTTAGGGAGATTGGCACTGAAGTGTACCATTTTGAATGCAGACAAGATTTTTATGAGACCAACAATGAAGGAAGTGGCAGATGAACTTCAAACAATTAGGAGATCTTGGAAGGAACGCAGGACCGAGGCAGCTGCACAAGTATCTGAAGCTACTACAGATGTGGTGGCAGCAGAACCAAGATTGCCAAACCTGATGCGCCACATGTTCGGGTACCGTCGAATCTCCACCAGTGATCCCATACGTGTAGGCTAA